In Tumebacillus amylolyticus, the genomic stretch TTCTCGCAGATCACTTGAAAATCTTAGAACCGGATGACGAAGGAGAGCAATACGTCCGAGAGGAAGCGCCGCCCGCAACGGTCTCCTTGGAGCCGGCTACCGTCCTTTATGTCCGAATTCGTCCCGAAGACGAGGGACGTTTGCACGAATTGCAAGCCATCCTCACTCGTCACCACGGACCTGCCCAAGTCTTGCTGTTCTACACGGCAACCCGACAAGCCCGCGCGCTGTCGGACAAATACGCGGTGACGATGAGCCCGCTTTTTGTTCAAGAAGTAGAATCCCTGCTCGGCGAGGGAGCGGTTGTACAAAAGAGCAAATGATGGCATCTCTCCGGTTGCCCCCACATAAGGTGGTACTATCTTCTCTTCACCCACCAGGGAGGCGAATCCATGAACTCCGAGATCATCAAACTGCTTCAAAAAAGAGGCGTCACCGTTGACGACATCGCGGACATCGTCTTCACCCTGCAAAAACCGTATCATCCCGACTTGCAACGCGACCCGTGCGTAGAAAGCGTCTTGGCCGTCCTCGTCAAACGAGAAGTTCAATACGCGCTCTACACCGGCATCGCGCTCGACATGCTGGCGGAACAGAAGTTGTTGGAGGAGCCTCTGCAGACGATCCTCGAAACGGACGAATCGCTCTATGGCGTCGATGAGATCCTCGCGTTGTCGATTACCAACGTCTACGGTTCCATCGGACTTACATCATTTGGATACCTCGACAAGGAGAAAATAGGAATCATCGCGAAACTTAACGACAAGAAGAACGGAGTGCATGTTTTCCTGGATGATTTGGTCGCCGGAATCGCCGCCGCAGCCTCTGCTCGTATCGCGCATCGTTCTGGAAAGACAGTTAGTAAAATTCAAGATTTAGATTAATTTAATTAATGACTCATCAGTAGAAATGCATCTCGCAGGCATGATATAATTAAGTACCGAAGATGCCCCATTTCACGAGAACCTCGTGTGAAATGGGGCTTCACAAAAGGAGTGAAGTCACGTGTCGTTGCGAGAAGAGGCACTGGAATTACATCGCACGCACCAAGGCAAGCTAGGCGTCGTTTCCAAAGTTCCGGTGGCAAACGCCTACGATCTGAGTCTCGCTTACAGCCCGGGCGTCGCAGAGCCGTGCAAAGAAATTCACAAGTCCACGGAGCGCGTCTATGACTATACTTCTAAGGGAAATCTCGTGGCAGTTGTGAGTGACGGCACCGCGGTGCTTGGCTTAGGCAATATCGGCCCCCATGCGGCGATGCCGGTCATGGAAGGCAAAGCGGTCCTGTTCAAGTCGTTTGCCGGCGTGGACGCCGTTCCGATCTGCTTGGATACGACGAACATCGACGAGATCGTTCGCACCGTCAAACTTCTGGAACCGACGTTTGGCGGAATCAACCTCGAAGACATCGCAGCTCCGGCTTGCTTTGCCGTCGAGGAACGACTCAAGCAAGAACTCGACATCCCGGTTTTTCACGATGACCAACATGGTACCGCAATCGTTACCCTCGCCGGTCTGATCAATGCGTTAAAAGTCACCGGCAAGACCATGCAGGAAATCAAAGTTGTCGCCAACGGCGCTGGCGCCGCCGGAATTGCTATTATCAAACTCCTTCTTTCCATGGGCGTCAAAAACGTTGTCATGTGCGACACCAAAGGTGCGATCTACGAAGGCCGCACCGAAGGCATGAATCCGATCAAGGACCTGATTGCCAAGAATACCAACCACGAGCGCATCCAAGGATCGCTCGAAGAAGTGATCGTGGGAACGGACGTCTTCATCGGCGTGTCGGTCGCCAACGCAGTGACCCAGGAGATGGTGCGTTCGATGGCACCCGATCCGATCATTTTCGCCATGGCTAATCCCGACCCGGAGATCGTTCCGGCTGAGGCGTATGCAGCAGGCGCGAAGGTCGTCGGGACCGGACGTTCCGACTACCCGAACCAAGTCAATAACGTTCTCGCCTTCCCGGGGATCTTCCGTGGTGCGCTCGACACGCGGGCGAAGACGATCAACGAAGAGATGAAGATCGCAGCGGCCTACGCCATTGCCGATCTGATCACCGATGAGGAATTGACGGCGGAGTACGTCATTCCCAAACCGTTCGATGCGCGAGTTGCACCGGCCGTCGCTTCCGCCGTCGCCAAAGCGGCGATGGAGACCGGCGTGGCCCGCGTGGAAGTCGACCCCGCCCATGTGGCGGACAAGACTCGAGCCTTGACGTCCATCGTTGCTTCGCAGGCCTGATCAAAAGGCTTGTCACGAGCAACCAAGGGTGGCTTGACGGGGCCTTTTTTGCGGCATTTCGAGTTGTTGCGGCATGTTGGGCTGTATGATATGATGAGTCCAAAATTACGGACGTTATCGCTGAGGAAGGTGCTCTCCTATGTGGACTGTGATCTATATTGCTCCGAACGCCAAAACGGCTGAGCGCATTCAGGACAAGCTCACGCAAGAAGGGTTTCTGGTCAAGCTTCGCCAAACAAATATCGCCAAGGAACAGTATGAGATTCTCGTTCCGGAATCTGAGCTAGACGAGGTACAGGAAGTTCTCAAGGACATCCTCCACTCCTCGCATCGCTATCCAAATTAATGAGGTGAGAGCGTGCTGAAGGATCTTTTCCATAAGAAAAAGCAACGGTATGCGACCCTGACTTCACAAGATGTGGCAGAACGTCTTGGGCGCACCCAGAAAGCCCCGGTCGAAGTATCGGTGCCTGAAGGGCTGATGACCAAGTGCAAACGTTGCGGTGAGGCAACTTTTACCAAGGAATTGGAGAAGAACCTCAAAGTCTGTCCGAGTTGTGGATACCACTTTACGTTGAACGCTATGGAACGCATCCTGATGACGCTGGATGAGGGACGCTTTTTTGAATACGATTCGGAAATGACGGCCGTGGACCCGCTGGGGTTCCCGGAGTATCCCGCCAAGTTGGAACGCGAGCAGAAGAAATCGGGTATCAAAGAATCCATCGTGACCGGCGAAGGCACGATCGGCGGTTTCCCTGTTGTCGTAGGCGTCATGGACTCCACGTTCTTCATGGGGTCGCTCGGCTCTGCTGCCGGTGAGAAAATCACCCGCGCCATCGAGCATGCGATTGCGAAGCGTTATCCGGTTATTTTGTTCACCGCATCAGGCGGTGCTCGTATGCAAGAGGGGATTTTCTCGCTGATGCAGATGGCGAAAACTTCGGCAGCCCTTGCGAAACTGCATGAAGCCGGAATCCTCTACATCGCCGTCAACACGTATCCGACCACAGGTGGGGTTACGGCCTCGTTTGCAATGCTTGGCGACATCAACATCGCCGAACCGGGCGCGTTGATCGGGTTTGCCGGTCGTCGGATCATCGAACAGACGATCCGCCAGAAGCTCCCGGATGACTTCCAAACGGCAGAGTTCCTGCTCAAAAACGGCATGCTCGACATGGTCGTGTCGCGCAAGGACATGAAGCAGAACCTGGCGACGATCTTGGAACTGCACGGAGGTGGCGCGCGTGGCGAATGATTTGATGTTTGAGAAACCGTTGGTGGAACTCACGAAGAAAATCGAAGAACTGCGCGCGTTCTCGGAACAGAGCGGTCTTGATTTTTCAGAAGAGATCCGCAAACTCGAAGAGAAAGCCGAATCATTGGCGGCCAACCTCTACGAAGACCTGTCTCCGTGGCAACGCACCCAGATGGCGCGTCATTCCGAACGTCCGACCACCCTCGATTACATCAAGGGGATGTGCACCGATTTCCTCGAGTTGCACGGGGACCGCGCGTTTGGCGACGACATGGCAATTGTGGCCGGGATTGCAAAGCTCGACGGCATTCCGGTCACGATCATGGGCCACCAGAAGGGTCATGATACCAAGGAGAACATCGCTCGTCGTTGGGGGATGGCTCAGCCGGAGGGCTACCGCAAAGCGCTTCGTCTCATGAAGCAAGCGGAGAAGTTCGGCCGACCGGTCATCTGCTTCATCGACACGTCCGGTGCGTATCCGGGCATTGCGTCTGAAGAGCGCGGCATCGGGGAAGCGATTGCTCGCAACCTGTTGGAAATGGCTGCGCTTCGTACGCCGATCGTCTGTGTTGTCACCGGCGAAGGCGGTTCCGGCGGTGCGCTGGCACTGGGCATCGGCGACCGCATCTACATGTTGGAGAACTCCATCTACGGCGTTATCTCGCCGGAGGGTGCAGCGGCTCTGCTGTGGAAAGACGCGGGACAAGCTCAACGCGCGGCGGAGACGATGAAGATCTCGGCCGATCACATCTACGAATTCGGTGTGGTCGACGGCGTCATCAGCGAACCGGACGGTGGAGCGCACAAGGACCAAGAAGCGGCGATCGCTTCCGTCCGTGAGACGGTCTTGGCCGCTCTGCGCGAACTGTTGGAGATTCCGCTCGACGTGCTGGTTGAAGAACGCTACCAAAAGTTTAAGAAGATGGGCCACTATACGAATGGTTGATGCATAGCGGCTGCACCGGGGGCGAACACTGAACCTATCTGCATAGAATCTGCAGAGGAGCGGTGTTCGCATCCTTTGTGCATATGCGGGACGCATCACGTCCCTCGGGACATTTTGTGTCACACATATGGAGAGAACCGATTGGAGACAGGAGTTGGAGAGAGCGATGCGGAAAATTGGGGTGTTAACCAGCGGAGGCGACGCGCCGGGGATGAACGCGGCGATCCGTGCGGTAGTGCGCAAGGCGATTTTTCACGGGCTTGAAGTCGCGGGGATCAAGCGCGGCTACACCGGTTTGATTTCAGGAGATATCGTGCCGATGGACTTGGGTTCGGTCGGCGACATCATCCATCGAGGCGGCACGATTTTGCAAACGGCTCGTTGCGATGAATTCCGTTCTGAGGCAGGCCAAGACAAAGCGGTTGCCAAGATCAAGGAACACGGCATCGACGGTCTGGTCGTCATCGGCGGCGACGGGTCGTTTCGAGGTGCCAGAATTCTGTCTGACAAAGGCATTCCGACAATCGGGATTCCGGGCACGATTGACAATGACATTCCGTGCACCGATTACACGATCGGCTTCGACACCGCCGTCAATACGGTCGTAGAAGCGGTTGACAAAATTCGCGACACGGCAACGTCGCACGAACGCACGTATGTCATTGAAGTAATGGGCCGCAACGCCGGAGACATCGCGTTGCTGGCAGGCGTGGCTTGCGGAGCTGAGAATGTCTTGGTGCCGGAAGCAAAGTATGACATCGCAGCCATCGTTGAAAAACTCAAGCGCGGAGCAGCTCGTGGCAAGAAACACTCGCTGATCCTCGTGGCCGAAGGTGCGGGCAAGGGCTTTGCGATCGGCGAAGTCATTCGCGAATTGACCGGTTGGGATACTCGTGTGACCGTTCTGGGTCACATCCAACGCGGAGGTTCACCGACTGCGTTCGACCGGATGCTGGCTTCCAAGATGGGAGCGAAAGCGGTCGATCTGCTGATTGAAGGCGATCAAGCGAAGATGATCGGGGTCCAAGGCGGCAAGGTCACGGCGACCGACATCAACGAAGCACTTTGCACGCCGCGTTCGCCTGACATGACGCTTTATGAATTGGCGGGCGTACTTTCTATCTAAATGACATGCAAAATTCACAGTTTTTTGCTACCATTGGATACATCTAGAAGGTTCAAGGGGGAAGCGCACATGCGCAGAACGAAAATCGTTTGTACGATCGGACCGGCTTCTGAATCGGTCGACATGTTAAAAACATTGATCCAAAACGGGATGAACGTTGCCCGTCTCAACTTCTCACACGGTACATACGATGAGCATGCGGCACGCATTCGCAACATCCGCCAAGCTTCCGAAGAACTCGGCAAACCGATTGCGATTATGCTGGACATCAAAGGCCCGAAGATCCGTACCGGCATGGTGCGCGACGGTGCCGTTGAGTTGCAGAACGACGCCAAGATCATCTTGACCACCGAGCAAATCGAACTTGGCGATGAAAACCGCATTTCGATTTCTTACGAAGGTCTGCCGGAGGACGTCACCGTCGGTTCCGACCTGCGCATTGACGACGGCCTGATCGGTCTGATCGTCGAAAAAGTCGAAGGCACCGACATCCACTGCCGCGTCATCAACGGCGGCACGTTGAAAAACCGCAAGGGCATCAACGCACCGGGCGTGAAACTGCGCATCGAGTCTGTCACGGAGAAGGACGTCGCCGACATCCGCTTCGGGGTCGACCAAGGCGTTGACTTGATTGCAGCGTCCTTCGTTCGCAAAGCGTCCGACGTTCTCGACGTGCGCCGCATTCTCGAAGAGAAAAACGCAACCCAACTGATCATCTCCAAGATCGAGACCCAAGAAGGTCTCGAACTGATCGACGAGATTCTCGAAGTCACCGACGGCCTCATGGTGGCACGCGGCGACCTCGGCGTCGAGATTCCGACCGAGGAAGTGCCGCTCGCACAGAAGATGTTGATTGCCAAGTGCAACAAACTCGGCAAGCCGGTCATCACGGCGACGCAGATGCTCGACTCCATGGAACGCAACCCGCGCCCGACACGTGCAGAAGCGAGTGACGTGGCCAATGCAATTTTTGACGGCACCGATGCGATCATGTTGTCCGGCGAGACGGCTGCCGGCAAGTACCCGGCAGAAGCGGTTGCCACGATGGCACGCATCGCAGAACGCGCAGAGGAAGCTCTGTTTGGACGTCTCGTTCCGGCGCGCACCAGCACGATTGAAGCGCAAGCAGGCTCCATCACCGATGCAATGTCCCACGCGGTGGCAACCGTTGCGAAGGAACTCAAAGCGCACGCGATTGTTACGGCGACGTCGAGCGGTCACACGGCACGCATGGTTTCCAAACATCGTCCGTCCACTCCGATCATTGCAACGACAGACCGCGAGGAAGTGTCCCGTCGACTGCTCGTTTCCTGGGGCGTGTATCCGGTTTTGACCAAGAAAGCGAAAACCACCGACGAACTGCTTTCCGTTTCGGTCGAGGGGGCGCTGGCTTCCGGTCTCGTTGACCACGGCGATCTGTTGGTCATCACGGCCGGTGTTCCGGTCGGTCAACCGGGCACAACGAACATGATCAAAGTTCACACGATCGGCGAAGTGCTCGCTCGCGGCCAAGGCATCGGGCATAGAGCAGTCTCCGGCCGTCTCTTGGTCAGCAACAAAACGGAAGACTTGCTCGCAATCGAAGACGGTGACATCCTCGTCACGCACTCCACCGACCGCGACATCGTTTCGGCGATGGAGAAAGCAGCGGCAGTCATCACCGTCGAAGGCGGTCTGACTTCGCACGCAGCGGTTGTCGGCATCTCGCTTGGCATCCCGGTGATCGTCGGCGTCCAAGGCGCGACCGATGATCTGCAAACCGGCATGACGGTCACCGTCGACCCGCGCACCGGCCTCGTCTACGAAGGCGTTGCACACGTGCTGTAAGGTCCCGGCGATTTGAAAAAACGCTCCTCAA encodes the following:
- the accD gene encoding acetyl-CoA carboxylase, carboxyltransferase subunit beta → MLKDLFHKKKQRYATLTSQDVAERLGRTQKAPVEVSVPEGLMTKCKRCGEATFTKELEKNLKVCPSCGYHFTLNAMERILMTLDEGRFFEYDSEMTAVDPLGFPEYPAKLEREQKKSGIKESIVTGEGTIGGFPVVVGVMDSTFFMGSLGSAAGEKITRAIEHAIAKRYPVILFTASGGARMQEGIFSLMQMAKTSAALAKLHEAGILYIAVNTYPTTGGVTASFAMLGDINIAEPGALIGFAGRRIIEQTIRQKLPDDFQTAEFLLKNGMLDMVVSRKDMKQNLATILELHGGGARGE
- a CDS encoding glutamate decarboxylase → MWTVIYIAPNAKTAERIQDKLTQEGFLVKLRQTNIAKEQYEILVPESELDEVQEVLKDILHSSHRYPN
- the pfkA gene encoding 6-phosphofructokinase, which produces MRKIGVLTSGGDAPGMNAAIRAVVRKAIFHGLEVAGIKRGYTGLISGDIVPMDLGSVGDIIHRGGTILQTARCDEFRSEAGQDKAVAKIKEHGIDGLVVIGGDGSFRGARILSDKGIPTIGIPGTIDNDIPCTDYTIGFDTAVNTVVEAVDKIRDTATSHERTYVIEVMGRNAGDIALLAGVACGAENVLVPEAKYDIAAIVEKLKRGAARGKKHSLILVAEGAGKGFAIGEVIRELTGWDTRVTVLGHIQRGGSPTAFDRMLASKMGAKAVDLLIEGDQAKMIGVQGGKVTATDINEALCTPRSPDMTLYELAGVLSI
- a CDS encoding malic enzyme-like NAD(P)-binding protein, coding for MSLREEALELHRTHQGKLGVVSKVPVANAYDLSLAYSPGVAEPCKEIHKSTERVYDYTSKGNLVAVVSDGTAVLGLGNIGPHAAMPVMEGKAVLFKSFAGVDAVPICLDTTNIDEIVRTVKLLEPTFGGINLEDIAAPACFAVEERLKQELDIPVFHDDQHGTAIVTLAGLINALKVTGKTMQEIKVVANGAGAAGIAIIKLLLSMGVKNVVMCDTKGAIYEGRTEGMNPIKDLIAKNTNHERIQGSLEEVIVGTDVFIGVSVANAVTQEMVRSMAPDPIIFAMANPDPEIVPAEAYAAGAKVVGTGRSDYPNQVNNVLAFPGIFRGALDTRAKTINEEMKIAAAYAIADLITDEELTAEYVIPKPFDARVAPAVASAVAKAAMETGVARVEVDPAHVADKTRALTSIVASQA
- a CDS encoding acetyl-CoA carboxylase carboxyltransferase subunit alpha, with the protein product MANDLMFEKPLVELTKKIEELRAFSEQSGLDFSEEIRKLEEKAESLAANLYEDLSPWQRTQMARHSERPTTLDYIKGMCTDFLELHGDRAFGDDMAIVAGIAKLDGIPVTIMGHQKGHDTKENIARRWGMAQPEGYRKALRLMKQAEKFGRPVICFIDTSGAYPGIASEERGIGEAIARNLLEMAALRTPIVCVVTGEGGSGGALALGIGDRIYMLENSIYGVISPEGAAALLWKDAGQAQRAAETMKISADHIYEFGVVDGVISEPDGGAHKDQEAAIASVRETVLAALRELLEIPLDVLVEERYQKFKKMGHYTNG
- the pyk gene encoding pyruvate kinase, giving the protein MRRTKIVCTIGPASESVDMLKTLIQNGMNVARLNFSHGTYDEHAARIRNIRQASEELGKPIAIMLDIKGPKIRTGMVRDGAVELQNDAKIILTTEQIELGDENRISISYEGLPEDVTVGSDLRIDDGLIGLIVEKVEGTDIHCRVINGGTLKNRKGINAPGVKLRIESVTEKDVADIRFGVDQGVDLIAASFVRKASDVLDVRRILEEKNATQLIISKIETQEGLELIDEILEVTDGLMVARGDLGVEIPTEEVPLAQKMLIAKCNKLGKPVITATQMLDSMERNPRPTRAEASDVANAIFDGTDAIMLSGETAAGKYPAEAVATMARIAERAEEALFGRLVPARTSTIEAQAGSITDAMSHAVATVAKELKAHAIVTATSSGHTARMVSKHRPSTPIIATTDREEVSRRLLVSWGVYPVLTKKAKTTDELLSVSVEGALASGLVDHGDLLVITAGVPVGQPGTTNMIKVHTIGEVLARGQGIGHRAVSGRLLVSNKTEDLLAIEDGDILVTHSTDRDIVSAMEKAAAVITVEGGLTSHAAVVGISLGIPVIVGVQGATDDLQTGMTVTVDPRTGLVYEGVAHVL
- a CDS encoding phosphatidylglycerophosphatase A family protein, producing the protein MNSEIIKLLQKRGVTVDDIADIVFTLQKPYHPDLQRDPCVESVLAVLVKREVQYALYTGIALDMLAEQKLLEEPLQTILETDESLYGVDEILALSITNVYGSIGLTSFGYLDKEKIGIIAKLNDKKNGVHVFLDDLVAGIAAAASARIAHRSGKTVSKIQDLD